From a single Hymenobacter sp. YIM 151500-1 genomic region:
- the gldM gene encoding type IX secretion system motor protein PorM/GldM, whose product MAGAKETPRQKMIGMMYLVLTALLALQVNSAILLKFKFLDDSLLGVNDKTARANEGAVKGIQETVAKNRNQARDLAILKQSQSVRERTAQMVSYLRDVRTKLLDATENKSKNEYKNMEASDKVANIMLGGAGSRNGLGYKLKDQLNSYAADLGKLVPGFAAPALALDAKDDPAVTADQKSKDFAQLNFENTPVVAALAVLSQKETEVLKYEADALNKLAAQVGATTIVFDKIGAFASAESNTVAAGTKYKAELFLTASASDLRPSMTLNGSPLSVGPDGKGKIEFTATPGGFDEAGNAKKSWTGTIRFKQNGRDTTFRVTVPYTVTKPVMQIQSASVQALYFRCGNKLSVQVPALGAQYQPSFSASGANVIKGAKTGEVTLVPNSKEVTLSVSNGGNSIGSQTFQVRPIPKPEIKCIVGGREANEKQGTPVNAVRNMQLRAVPDAGFATFLPEDARYRVTRYEVTLVRGKRPAMPAISVNGPNVDLSSVVNSAREGDRLYIEVKEVQRMNFQGNTEPVNVSKQFNIPLL is encoded by the coding sequence ATGGCGGGAGCAAAAGAGACTCCGCGGCAAAAGATGATTGGCATGATGTACCTGGTACTGACTGCCCTTCTTGCCCTACAAGTAAATTCAGCAATTCTGCTGAAGTTCAAATTTCTGGATGACAGTCTACTCGGTGTAAACGATAAGACTGCTCGAGCCAACGAAGGTGCCGTAAAAGGCATCCAGGAGACAGTAGCCAAAAACCGTAACCAAGCCCGAGACCTGGCTATTTTGAAGCAAAGCCAGAGTGTGCGGGAACGGACTGCTCAAATGGTGAGCTACCTGCGTGACGTACGGACTAAATTGCTGGACGCCACGGAGAACAAGAGCAAAAACGAGTACAAGAATATGGAGGCTTCCGATAAGGTAGCCAACATCATGCTTGGCGGAGCGGGCAGCCGTAATGGTCTGGGTTACAAGCTAAAAGACCAGCTAAATAGCTATGCTGCTGACTTGGGAAAACTGGTGCCCGGCTTCGCAGCTCCGGCTCTGGCTCTGGATGCTAAGGATGACCCAGCCGTAACCGCCGACCAGAAGAGCAAAGACTTTGCTCAGCTCAACTTTGAAAACACCCCGGTGGTAGCTGCGCTGGCTGTGCTGTCGCAGAAAGAAACCGAAGTGCTGAAGTATGAAGCTGATGCGCTGAATAAGCTGGCTGCTCAGGTAGGTGCCACTACGATTGTATTCGATAAAATTGGAGCTTTTGCCAGCGCTGAGTCGAACACAGTAGCTGCCGGTACGAAGTATAAGGCTGAGCTGTTTTTGACGGCTTCCGCTTCGGACTTGCGCCCCAGCATGACCCTGAATGGTTCGCCGCTGTCCGTCGGTCCCGATGGCAAAGGTAAGATTGAGTTTACGGCTACGCCTGGCGGCTTTGATGAAGCTGGCAACGCTAAAAAGTCGTGGACTGGTACGATTCGCTTTAAGCAGAACGGCCGCGACACTACGTTCCGCGTGACGGTGCCCTACACCGTAACCAAGCCCGTAATGCAGATTCAGTCGGCTTCAGTACAGGCACTGTATTTCCGGTGCGGTAACAAGCTGAGCGTACAAGTGCCCGCCCTGGGTGCTCAGTATCAGCCGAGCTTCTCAGCTTCGGGCGCTAACGTTATTAAAGGTGCCAAGACCGGTGAAGTAACGCTGGTGCCGAACTCGAAAGAGGTAACCCTGAGCGTTAGCAACGGCGGCAATTCCATTGGCTCACAAACCTTCCAGGTTCGTCCGATTCCGAAGCCCGAGATTAAATGCATCGTAGGTGGCCGCGAGGCCAACGAAAAGCAAGGCACTCCGGTAAACGCCGTGCGCAACATGCAGCTGCGTGCCGTGCCCGATGCCGGATTTGCTACCTTCCTGCCTGAAGACGCTCGTTATCGGGTAACGCGCTACGAGGTAACGCTGGTTCGTGGTAAGCGCCCCGCTATGCCAGCAATTTCTGTTAATGGTCCCAACGTTGATCTGAGTTCAGTAGTGAATTCGGCCCGTGAAGGTGACCGTCTGTACATCGAAGTGAAGGAGGTACAGCGCATGAACTTCCAGGGCAACACCGAACCGGTGAATGTGTCGAAGCAGTTCAATATTCCGTTGCTGTAG
- the gldN gene encoding type IX secretion system ring subunit PorN/GldN yields the protein MPRFFDYHGMNKFLSFAAVAAGLTLSVAASAQEQATTASSTGSYRPIPNSDIMFRKTIWRAIDLREKQNKPMFAEGKEISRVILDAVKRGELQAYKNDSLTSTLSPAEVLSNSSYAETNAGLSEEEKAAGFTEESLADDGWGAPASKGKNGKSSAKAAPAKPAAPPSYEYRPKELYQMELKEDMIFDKKRSRMYHDIKCIGLLVPSTLATNTSGIEKTIGYFKYSDLVKMFRNNPDKAIWFNPQNDAQHKNLADAFELWLFNSYIVKVSNPNDARLDEIYGGQQQGILASQQAASDLIEYEYNLWSF from the coding sequence GTGCCGCGCTTTTTTGATTACCATGGTATGAACAAATTCCTCTCCTTCGCCGCTGTAGCGGCTGGCTTGACGTTGTCGGTGGCAGCTTCGGCTCAGGAACAAGCTACCACCGCTAGCAGCACCGGCTCGTACCGCCCAATTCCGAATTCGGACATCATGTTCCGCAAAACGATCTGGCGTGCAATCGACCTGCGCGAGAAGCAAAACAAGCCTATGTTTGCGGAAGGCAAGGAAATCAGCCGTGTAATCCTGGACGCGGTGAAGCGCGGCGAGCTGCAAGCTTACAAGAACGATTCCTTGACGTCGACGCTTTCGCCCGCTGAGGTGCTGAGCAATTCTTCCTACGCTGAAACCAATGCTGGCCTGAGCGAAGAAGAAAAGGCCGCTGGCTTCACCGAGGAAAGCTTAGCCGATGACGGCTGGGGTGCTCCGGCTTCCAAAGGCAAAAATGGTAAGTCGTCGGCGAAAGCTGCTCCAGCCAAGCCTGCTGCCCCGCCGAGCTACGAGTATCGCCCCAAGGAACTGTACCAAATGGAATTGAAGGAAGATATGATCTTCGACAAGAAACGGTCGCGGATGTATCACGACATCAAGTGCATTGGTCTGCTGGTGCCTTCCACGCTGGCCACCAACACCTCGGGTATTGAAAAGACCATTGGCTATTTCAAGTACAGCGACTTGGTGAAAATGTTCCGGAACAATCCGGATAAGGCCATCTGGTTTAATCCCCAGAATGACGCCCAGCACAAGAATCTGGCAGATGCTTTCGAGTTGTGGCTGTTCAACTCTTACATCGTGAAAGTGTCGAACCCAAATGATGCTCGCCTAGATGAAATCTATGGTGGCCAGCAGCAAGGCATTCTTGCTTCGCAGCAAGCTGCGTCTGACCTGATTGAGTACGAGTACAACCTGTGGTCTTTCTAG
- the uvrC gene encoding excinuclease ABC subunit UvrC, translating to MAAKEHLQDQIRQLPHRPGIYKYFDADDTIIYVGKAIDLRKRVSSYFTKQDHNKKTQQLVKNIHRIEFTIVDSESDAFLLENNLIKQHQPKYNILLKDGKTYPYLLLTNERFPRLIPTRNKRPGDGRYYGPYANLTAMNVLLELIRALYPLRTCTYNLSPQNIEASKFKVCLEYHLGNCKGPCEALQDEETYNQYIQQIRQILNGDLRLPKQYFREKMMQAAQEQQYELAHQLKLKLDKLDEFQAKSTIVNANLTNIDVFSIASNEKSAFINYLKVMNGSIILTQSIEVQKKLDEADEEILAPLIMQMREEFESQSKEILTNVPIASLPLPGVSISQPQIGDKRKLLELSIKNVLYLRKEKESMNDRSKDLNEVRIMETMKKDLRLTELPKHIECFDNSNFQGDNPVAAMVCFRNAKPSKKDYRHFHIKTVVGPNDFDSMYEIVTRRYRRLLDEGASLPQLVIVDGGKGQLSMGVKALKDLGLWGQIPIIGIAKRLEEIYVPNDPLPLYIDKKSETLRLIQRMRDEAHRFGITFHRSRRDAATLKTELTDVKGLGPVTADKLLTKFKSVKKIRELSESELIAEVGKAKARILIEYFNQQETPQQP from the coding sequence ATGGCCGCCAAAGAACACCTGCAAGACCAAATCCGCCAGCTGCCGCACCGGCCCGGCATCTACAAGTATTTCGACGCCGACGACACCATTATCTACGTGGGCAAGGCTATTGACCTGCGCAAGCGCGTCAGCAGCTACTTCACCAAGCAGGACCACAACAAGAAAACCCAACAGTTGGTCAAGAACATCCACCGCATCGAGTTTACCATCGTAGACTCGGAGTCGGATGCCTTCCTGCTGGAAAACAACCTCATCAAGCAGCACCAGCCCAAGTACAACATCCTGCTCAAGGACGGCAAAACCTATCCTTACCTGCTGCTCACCAACGAACGGTTCCCCCGCCTGATTCCGACCCGCAACAAGCGCCCCGGCGACGGCCGCTACTACGGCCCCTACGCCAACCTCACGGCCATGAACGTGCTGCTGGAGCTGATTCGGGCCCTGTACCCCCTGCGTACCTGCACCTACAACCTCTCGCCCCAGAACATTGAGGCCAGCAAGTTCAAGGTGTGCCTGGAGTATCACCTCGGCAACTGCAAGGGGCCTTGCGAAGCCCTCCAGGACGAGGAAACCTACAACCAGTACATCCAGCAAATCCGGCAGATTCTGAACGGCGACCTGCGCCTGCCCAAGCAATATTTCCGCGAGAAGATGATGCAGGCCGCCCAGGAACAGCAGTACGAGCTGGCTCACCAGCTCAAGCTCAAGCTCGACAAGCTCGACGAGTTCCAGGCCAAGAGCACCATCGTCAATGCCAACCTCACCAACATCGACGTGTTCAGCATTGCGTCGAACGAGAAGTCGGCTTTCATCAACTACCTCAAGGTGATGAACGGCTCCATCATTCTCACCCAGTCTATTGAGGTGCAGAAGAAGCTGGACGAGGCCGACGAGGAAATCCTGGCCCCGCTGATTATGCAGATGCGGGAAGAGTTTGAGAGCCAGTCCAAGGAAATCCTGACCAACGTGCCCATTGCCAGCCTGCCCCTGCCCGGCGTCAGCATCAGCCAGCCCCAGATTGGCGACAAGCGGAAGCTGCTGGAGCTGAGCATCAAAAACGTGCTCTACCTGCGCAAGGAGAAGGAAAGCATGAACGACCGGAGCAAGGACCTGAACGAGGTGCGTATCATGGAAACCATGAAGAAGGACCTGCGCCTCACCGAGTTGCCCAAGCATATCGAATGCTTTGACAATTCCAACTTTCAGGGCGATAATCCGGTGGCGGCCATGGTATGCTTCCGCAACGCCAAACCCAGTAAAAAGGATTACCGCCACTTCCACATCAAAACCGTGGTGGGCCCCAACGACTTCGACTCTATGTACGAAATCGTGACGCGCCGCTACCGCCGCCTGCTCGACGAAGGTGCCAGCCTGCCCCAGCTTGTTATCGTGGACGGCGGCAAAGGCCAGCTCAGCATGGGCGTCAAGGCTTTGAAAGACCTCGGCCTCTGGGGTCAGATTCCCATCATCGGCATTGCTAAGCGCCTCGAAGAAATCTACGTCCCCAACGACCCGCTACCGCTCTACATCGACAAGAAGAGCGAGACGCTGCGCCTCATCCAGCGCATGCGCGACGAGGCTCACCGCTTCGGCATCACCTTCCATCGTTCCCGCCGCGACGCTGCTACCCTCAAAACCGAGCTAACCGACGTCAAGGGCCTCGGCCCCGTCACCGCCGACAAGCTCCTGACCAAATTCAAGTCAGTGAAGAAAATCAGAGAATTAAGCGAATCAGAGCTGATTGCCGAAGTCGGAAAGGCCAAAGCCCGCATCCTGATTGAGTATTTCAATCAGCAGGAAACTCCTCAGCAGCCCTAG
- a CDS encoding T9SS ring complex lipoprotein PorK/GldK, with translation MNKFLVLPLVALSTLLLGGCGFGKGPQGDLVGAEDRPEFNPQEVPFGMVPCPGGTFHMGQTDQDISASMVNMNKQVTIAGFYMDETEITNNEYRQFMNAIRQDSIDVLGEEYVMTELYPDTTVWVRDFTYHMGDPLMEYYYTHPAFDDYPVVGVDWFAAKYFCNWRTKHKNAANEEAGLAPTPNFRLPSEAEWEYAARGGRDLATYPWGGPYLRNSKGCMLANFKPGRGDYASDGYAYTSPVGAFFPNDFGLYDMSGNVAEWCDDAYMEASVPVVWDMNPTNPDDNEPRKVVRGGSWKDIAYFLETGTRNFEYQDSARSYIGFRTAMIQIGTGSN, from the coding sequence ATGAACAAGTTTCTCGTATTGCCCCTCGTCGCTCTCTCGACGCTACTGCTGGGGGGCTGTGGTTTTGGCAAAGGCCCGCAAGGCGACCTGGTCGGAGCTGAGGACCGGCCTGAGTTCAATCCACAGGAGGTTCCGTTCGGTATGGTACCGTGCCCCGGTGGCACGTTCCACATGGGGCAGACTGATCAGGACATTTCGGCTTCTATGGTTAACATGAACAAGCAGGTAACTATTGCCGGCTTCTACATGGATGAGACCGAGATTACCAATAATGAGTATCGTCAGTTTATGAATGCCATCCGGCAGGACTCCATTGACGTGCTCGGCGAGGAGTACGTCATGACCGAGCTGTACCCGGATACTACGGTGTGGGTGCGCGACTTCACTTATCACATGGGCGACCCGCTCATGGAGTACTACTACACCCACCCGGCTTTCGACGATTATCCAGTAGTAGGTGTTGACTGGTTTGCGGCTAAGTATTTCTGCAACTGGCGCACCAAGCACAAGAACGCCGCCAACGAAGAGGCTGGCCTGGCACCGACCCCGAACTTCCGCCTGCCTTCCGAAGCTGAGTGGGAGTATGCCGCCCGCGGCGGCCGCGACCTGGCCACGTATCCGTGGGGCGGTCCGTACTTGCGCAACTCCAAAGGATGTATGCTGGCTAACTTTAAGCCCGGCCGTGGCGACTACGCCTCGGATGGCTACGCTTACACCTCGCCGGTAGGGGCTTTCTTCCCCAACGACTTTGGCCTGTACGACATGTCGGGCAACGTAGCTGAGTGGTGTGACGATGCTTATATGGAGGCTTCGGTGCCGGTAGTGTGGGACATGAACCCTACTAACCCCGACGACAATGAACCCCGCAAAGTAGTACGCGGTGGCTCCTGGAAAGACATTGCCTACTTCCTCGAAACGGGCACCCGCAACTTTGAATATCAGGACTCGGCCCGTTCTTACATTGGTTTCCGCACGGCAATGATTCAGATTGGTACTGGCTCTAACTAA
- the gldL gene encoding type IX secretion system motor protein PorL/GldL has product MAAKGGNFFYDVVMPKIYGIGAAVVIIGALFKILHLKFADEMLIVGLGTEALIFFLSAFQPQPKEVDWSLVYPELSEGYDPSTNSNKFVEQNTGKGLTRKLDDMLKDANVTPEAIASLGQGLNRLSTTTQQLSTLGEATNATEEYTTKVRSAAQSLERINEAYANTAQAMSAMSDATNDAREYHVQVQNVTKNLGALNAVYEMELQDANTHLKSMNKFYGTLTQAMENLTEAGKETDQFKQEVTNLTTNLHSLNRVYGNMLNAMRATS; this is encoded by the coding sequence ATGGCAGCAAAAGGCGGTAACTTTTTCTACGATGTGGTAATGCCGAAAATCTACGGCATCGGGGCTGCAGTCGTAATTATTGGAGCACTATTCAAAATACTTCACTTGAAGTTTGCTGATGAAATGCTCATCGTTGGTCTGGGTACGGAAGCTCTCATCTTCTTCTTGAGCGCCTTCCAGCCGCAACCCAAAGAAGTAGACTGGTCGCTGGTATATCCGGAGTTGAGCGAAGGCTATGACCCCTCGACCAACAGTAACAAGTTTGTGGAGCAGAACACCGGTAAAGGTCTGACTCGCAAGCTGGACGACATGCTGAAAGATGCAAACGTAACTCCCGAAGCTATTGCTTCGCTGGGCCAAGGCCTGAACCGCTTGAGCACGACCACGCAACAGCTTTCGACGCTGGGCGAAGCCACTAACGCTACCGAGGAATATACAACTAAGGTTCGCTCGGCGGCCCAGTCGCTGGAGCGCATCAACGAGGCATACGCCAACACGGCTCAGGCAATGAGCGCCATGTCGGATGCTACCAATGATGCCCGTGAGTACCATGTTCAGGTGCAGAACGTAACCAAGAACCTGGGCGCACTGAACGCGGTGTACGAAATGGAACTGCAGGATGCCAACACGCACCTGAAGTCGATGAACAAGTTCTATGGCACGCTGACGCAAGCCATGGAAAACCTGACCGAGGCCGGCAAAGAAACCGACCAGTTCAAACAGGAAGTAACCAACCTGACTACTAACCTCCACTCGCTGAACCGCGTGTACGGCAACATGCTGAACGCAATGCGCGCTACCAGCTAA